ctgatttattttccccatATACAGGAATTTCCAtagtcatttttattttttgattctgAAATGCACAAGTGATAACAGAAGTCTGAAAATATTACACAAATCATTACATTATTATCATATAATTGCTGTAAGAGACATTTCTGGAGCAACCCCTATTTCAACTTTGCTATTGGACACAGAATCaaaataattgatttaaaagaagaaagactCCATGTCTCCACTGGTTCCATTGCctgaaatagttttaattaGGTCCTCCTTCAGGACTTTGCTTTTATGGGTTCACAGAAAAGTCACTTGGCTCAGCTAAAGGTCTCTCAcatcagggggaaaaaaacccctcagacCTTATTTGAAGATTCAtgttatttttgcttctctttagAAGGATATGATTTTACAGAAGTATAAGCTTTGCCATGATCAGCCATGTACATCTGTGTTCCTGAGTGCCACAACTACTGTTCAGAATAGGCAGTCAGGTTCAGGAGAGCACCTCATTTCAGCAGCCTCCTACAGTTAATGATGATACCTATGAATGTGAATTATTGCagagatttatatttttttaattaaaaaaatacaataagcAGATCAACATGCCACGGTAACCATGAAAAGGCAGACTGCTAAAGAGTTACAACAAAAATACGTATTTTATCAACAATGataacagctggaaaacaaagctaCTACAGCATAATTACTAAAATTTGAGTTTTTCACAAGCATGCTGTATGAGCAGAGAAAGAATGTTCTGCAAGCCAGAGAGAGACACTTCTCACTGCCCAGAGCCTGATTTGAAGTTTAATGAAATGCTGTTGATACAGAACCTCTGCCCAGAAGGTTTGGGTCCATCATCAAACACATGGCCTAGATGGGCATCACACTGCAACAGAAATTATTACCATTTTATTATTGTACTGCTAGAGTATAACAATCATTTAGGCTGCAAAAGACCTCTCATTCATAGAGCCCATCTTTGACTGACCACCACCATGGCACTAACTGCCATATGCAGTTGTTTCTTGGACGCTTCCAGGGAAGGTGACTTCACCACCTCCCTCagcagtccattccaatgcttaacaaCCCTTTTCGTatagaaattcctgctgatgaaCCTCCCTGGTACAGCCTGATGTCCTGTCCTCTCGTCCTGTCCTGTCCTCTCGTCCAGTCTCCAGCTGCCTGGGAGGACAACCCCcagctggctgcaccctcctgtcaggcagttatagagagtgataaggtcacctctgagcctccttttctccaggctaaacatccccagctccctcagctgctcctcctcagacTTGTGCTTCAGGCCCTtgcccagctccactgcccttctctggactctctccagtaCCTCAATGTCCTTTTggaactgaggggcccagaactgaacacagaacttgaggtgtggcctcaccagtgctgagtacagggggatggtcactgccctggtcctgctggccacactgttgctgatccaggccagggtgCCATTGGcctcttggccacctgggcactgctggctgatgttcagctgctgttgagcagcacccccaagtccttttCCAACTTGCATCTTtgcagccactctgccccagcctgtagcactgcaggggtTGTTGTGAGCCAAGGGCAGGACCAGGCACGGGgacttggccttgttgaacctcagACCTCTGGCCTCTGCCCATCAAtgcagcctgtccagatcccctgcagagccttcctgccctccagcagatcaacactcccacccaactCAGTGTGTCTGCAGACTGACTGAGGGTGCCCTGGATCCCCTCATGTGGATCATTGctgaagatattaaacagaactggtgccagccctgagcactgGGGAGCACTGCTGGTGACCAGAAACCATTGTCATTGCATTATTACCACTGAGATTATGGACCAACATTATGCTGGTGCCTACTGTGTTATCCTGAATTAAGAAACTTTCATGATTAAATCACTGTTGAGTTGTGTGAGTGAGTGTCCTTGGGAGTGACAAGGAATCAGATCTTGTCAGTGGGCAAGTATCTGCCCCCAAACAAGCAGATCCCAGAAGGGAAACTACAAAGGTGCCAGCAAGTATAGGAAATAAATGAGAGTGTTAGACACCTCAATATAtcatgaaaatttcaaaataattaataagTCACTGTAGGTCATTCTCACAGATCAACTGAGTATTCCCCTCTCAAATTACTAAGGTGGAAAAATTAGACACAGTATAGCTATCAGTGATATTATAAAATTGGAAGGTCTTCAACTGGGGTTCTTGAAGGTGTTTGCTGCATATGGCTGCAAATGTGAACTCTTCCAAGATAATGCAGCAAATTCTTGTTACGTTTGCAGATGTGCCTAAACCTGTTGCAAGCACACTGAAGGACAGCATTAACAATCTTAACAGTTTACaaaaacagacacacacatacattaaaaaaacccaaatccaagATACAATTCATTAAACTCAATCACATACTTTTATACCTTAACAAAAGTAAGAAACAGAGTTGGGAAGAAATGGTTAAGGGTGGCAGTTCTTTAGAAAAAGAACCTGGGTATTACAGCAAGTAAAtaaatgtgtgtctgtgtaaTATGGTCTGTGTAAAGGTAAAGCTGTAAGAACAGGAACACCATTTTTAACACACCTGAACAGCCTCTAACCCCTGCTGTAGGCTAGGCCAGCTTCAGTGCTATGTCCAACCTTGCAATCTActtcaagaaggaaaagggTCAACTGGGAAgaatgcaaaacaaagcaacagaATGATGAGCACACTAAAAAGCGCTGCATAAAAAGGAACTGGACGTTTCTAGTCTAGAAGAGATGACTGAGGGAGTcaaaatagcaagaaaaaatagaagagtGGCTTCTGTAAAGCCAAAGGAATCCACAGTAAATAGCTGTGGAGAtgcagggcacagccaccaCCCAGCAGGGCAAATAGTAATGGCTGCAAATGGCTTTAATGGCTGGTGTCTCAACCTCTGCATATTTTAACATCTACAGCAAATATTTAGCAAGACTGAATGAGGAAGAACTGTCCCTGTGATGGGCCAAATGTATGGACCCTATTCCAGAGTTTCTTCTACCATCTCTTGTCACACCTTGCAGCATACCTTGAGtaaattttctgtctgaaatccAGCCTTTGGCTATACATACACATTGCTTTCCCCAGTCACATACTTTTGTTCATCCAGACTGAGAAAGAATGGCTCCAGTAATACTGTAATTCTTACTGCTGCATTTAGGCAGATTCATTCATGAGCACAAAGAGAACTTATCTGCTTTGTGTCTTTGTGTATCATCTACAAAATAAACATACCTGTTTGCAGATGACTTCAGTTCTAGTTGACCCCAGTGAGTTATCTGGTCGTCTCAGGATATTGCTATTACTTTCATCTCCGCCACAAGTACCATAAGCCTCAGAAAAAGATGGCCATCCAGTCCCAGAATTGTACTTCTTCTCTGAGCTATAGTGGAAACCAGATCTTCTTGTTAATTAGTAACAGAGATGTTACAAAAGAGTCTCCTTCTGTTAAGAATATTGGCTCAGTCCTGTGTTGTaccaatattaaaaatatttggaacagTAGAAGTTTTCTCATTGTCATCAAACTGCTGGAAACTCTTTTCCAAAGGGAATTCTCAATCAGCTCATAACAGGAAAATTTGCTTCACTGTTTCTATTTCAATGACAGTCTAGTGTTTTATAAAGCTTAGAAAAGTTTGAGGTATTTTTCTGACAATTATGTTATACTAACATTATGCTATAGAGTTTAGCTGAATTACACCTACAGAGCTGCAGTTTGAAGCCTGGCCCAATCCAGCAATCTCACTGAAAAGAGtttacaagaagaaataaagaatggaCAAAGGCTGGGCTGGCCCACCAGACCAGGCTCGTGCCTGATGATGATAGAGGCTTTGTCTCGCAGTCAGCCATCAAGCTGGTTTGGAAAATCAAACAGAGCCTTGCTCAAACCATCAATCAACCAATGACAAATCCTCACAGCACAAAGATCTACCTTTCCTGAGAGAAAATTCCAGCCATAAGAAACAGCACAACATAATGTCAGCTTGTGGGTGCCTCCTGTTAACATCCAGGGTGACCAACACTGTTCAGTTACGTATTAAAACCTGGAGTGTACTGGTAAATATGACCAAAAGATGTTTTAGGGATTTGGTACAAAAACAAGATAATCCCTCCTGTTTAAAATTGTGCAAGTTTTGACAACAGTATGAACCTTCTCTTATAAAAGAGGAACTTAGCATGAGTTAGAACAAGAAATTATATGATTTATAGGTTCACATACTTCTCAGATAAGTGGTCTGGAGACTCACCACAACCATTTCCTCAcaatttctcatgttttttttcacagtttcacAAACCCAATGCTCTTACTGGCATCTAGTGGTGGATGGAGACATCAGCACCACTAGCAGCTCTTGATCTTCATACAAATTGAAACGTTAGTTAggacagaatttaaaacaaagtatGTAATACATATCATGTATATATTGGTGGGTTATTCACACGgtgaagaaaaatctgaaaatcttaATTGCAGTGCTGTTTAGAAAGATAAACTGGacaaaaaggttaaaaaatccaacccaaagAACAGTGCATAAAGACATCATTTTTATAATCATCTGTATGGGGCTGTCACTGAGTAACGCAGCAGTGGAAGTAAAAGAGGATTTGCTAGCACATTATGACCAAAGGCTAGTTCTCATGTGGGCTGTTGCTTAGTCATTTACATCAATGCACAAATAGCCATGAGAaattctctccttcccctcctctccatAAAGCTGGAGAAAAATAGGACACAGCAGAGGAGTAGCCTGCTCTGAAGCAAATGCAGTTTGCAGACTCTGTGTTTGTACATCAAGGTACTTAGGGCTCCTGTTTCTTTCCAGCCAAAGGCTCCCTGTTTTCCTGCCACAAAACCACATGAACACTGTCCCTATCAGCCACAGAGTCCCCAAGAATGACCTTGGGGGGGGGGGGTCATACCTGAGTCCTGAGCTTCCCTGACATacatctgttctgtttcttttctatcaaaactcttttttaaaaattttttttatacaagAATCGTTTATTCACACATTGATACAAATATACTCTTTGAAAACCCATAGTCAAGGAAGGTCTTTAACACTGTGGTGGTATTGAATCTGACCCTGAAAGACTGTCTCTTCCATACTGCTCACAATACTTATTTTAGATGTTTTCCACTGCTAAAGGAACAGTCTTTTGAGCTGTTAAACTAGCTCTCAACAGAAATGGTCTCTGTGTGGTTTTATTAACAGTAATGTCACTTAGATTCTCTAATAGAAACATTTTAGTACCCAAAAATATTGCTGTTCAAGTTCATATTTGTCCTTTGAAGTATTTCACCACTTAATTTATGGATAAATGGACTTTCCCTAAACATATGCATTAGATTAGACCTCGACACACCATTCCTCCAGCACATGCCATTTACTTTGATCCCTATTTCAGTCATCCTGGATGGAATCCAGATAATTCtaaaaagtgctttttgctGTATGAATCTCAGCTGTAGGTTTATGGTTTGATGAAGGTTTGAGATTTCATTAAAGCACTACAATTTGCTATCTATAAAGGTTAGGGGTTTGTTCCATGTATTTCCAACTCTTTCAAATGTATATTTGGTAGCAGAAGGTAATAAATTCTGGTATAAATGTATACACATATGTTtcaaagaagggaagaaatagCTCATGTTTACCTGTAGCTAATGAGCtaatgcatttggaaaaaaaaaataattaatgcacTAGGAAATAAATATGATGGATGAATCTCTCCTCTCACCCAATACCATTTCTCCCCTCATTGCTTGTGTTCTCAACAGCATAATACCTgcatggaaaatatattttcagatgaTTTCTCACATTTAATAGTTCCCAATTTTCTTacaaggcttttttttattttttatttttttttttactgaaagctTGGCTTTTTTGGCCTGTGAAGCTTAGCATTATCTTGTGCTGCAAAGAAAAGTGCTTATATTCTCTGGGATCTGAACAGTGCAAAGGGCAGCCTGACTGGTTATATTGCTATTTTGTTACTAGTTTAACAACAGAAGCAATTCCCTCTAGTGTTTGTCTCTCTTCATGTTGGCCTGTCAATATCAATGATGCTGAAATTGAAGGAAAATCTGAAGGAATGGAAGGAACTCTTC
The sequence above is drawn from the Parus major isolate Abel chromosome 2, Parus_major1.1, whole genome shotgun sequence genome and encodes:
- the MSRB2 gene encoding methionine-R-sulfoxide reductase B2, mitochondrial isoform X3 codes for the protein MAARPLGRMLGSCRLLLLLRSPLPSAGCARAAHRGTDTGPLTKQAEAAAATDWKKKLTPEQFYVTREKGTEPPFSGIYLNNTDSGIYCCVCCNAPLFSSEKKYNSGTGWPSFSEAYGTCGGDESNSNILRRPDNSLGSTRTEVICKQEGAASWGLSSQAAGDWTRGQDRTRGQDIRLYQGGSSAGISIRKGLLSIGMDC